The following are encoded in a window of Rubellicoccus peritrichatus genomic DNA:
- a CDS encoding F0F1 ATP synthase subunit delta, translating into MRNREIKEFAKKLVTLSLDSERQVSPERVREILQTLSSKPPRKLKPLLKQYYVLLRRELAQTQAVVEYSGELSNATLSEIGAKFTELTGRKVTAVLKPNPTLIAGLRVRVGDNVYEDSIATRLAALSHAVEA; encoded by the coding sequence ATGCGCAATCGCGAGATCAAGGAATTTGCCAAGAAGCTTGTCACTCTGTCACTTGACAGTGAGCGGCAGGTATCGCCTGAACGCGTGCGAGAAATTCTCCAGACGTTGAGCAGTAAACCGCCACGTAAGCTAAAGCCCTTGCTCAAGCAGTATTACGTTTTGCTCCGTCGTGAATTGGCTCAAACCCAGGCTGTCGTTGAATACTCAGGTGAACTGAGTAATGCCACACTTTCTGAAATTGGCGCCAAATTCACCGAACTAACCGGCCGTAAAGTCACAGCCGTCCTGAAACCAAATCCAACACTGATCGCCGGTCTCCGTGTCCGCGTCGGTGATAATGTTTACGAAGACTCGATCGCCACACGACTGGCAGCACTTTCACACGCCGTAGAGGCATAA
- the atpA gene encoding F0F1 ATP synthase subunit alpha, which yields MSSVLEEIQKEIDKLETKTVKSNVGVITQLADGVAKLDGLSDVMYSEMIEFPNNVFGVALNLEEDEVGVVIFGDVSQLKEGDEAKTTGRLLSVPVGKKLLGRVVDALGNPVDGKGALDAEEQYPVEKIAPGILPRKSVDQPLATGIMSIDSMIPIGRGQRELIIGDRATGKTTIALDTIINQANTNRQHRNEDGTYQEGFRPVYSIYVAIGQKQSNIARTVKALESVGALEYCTIVAAAAADNPANQYIAPYSGCAMGEYYMQNGMDALIIYDDLSKHAVAYRQMSLILKRPSGREAFPGDVFYLHSRLLERSARLNENNGNGSLTALPIIETQAGDVSAYIPTNVISITDGQVFLETDLFNQGIRPAISVGLSVSRVGSAAQVKATKQVAGKLKGELAQYRELAAFAQFGSDLDAQTKAILSKGDRVVEMFKQPPLSPKAMEVQVGVIWAVQNGFFDDVDAKKVSEGTSALQEFLTTAKNELLGKIRDKKKLDDELEGELKSAVEEWKRSWKA from the coding sequence ATGAGTTCCGTTCTCGAAGAAATTCAAAAGGAAATCGATAAGCTCGAAACGAAAACCGTTAAGAGCAATGTCGGTGTTATCACGCAGCTCGCCGATGGCGTTGCCAAACTCGACGGTCTCTCCGACGTCATGTATAGTGAGATGATCGAGTTTCCAAACAATGTTTTTGGAGTCGCACTTAACCTCGAAGAGGACGAGGTCGGTGTGGTTATCTTTGGTGATGTCAGTCAGCTGAAAGAAGGCGACGAAGCCAAGACCACCGGTCGCCTGCTTTCTGTTCCAGTTGGTAAGAAGCTTTTGGGACGCGTGGTTGACGCACTTGGTAATCCTGTTGATGGCAAAGGCGCACTCGACGCAGAAGAGCAGTATCCAGTTGAAAAGATCGCACCTGGTATTCTGCCACGTAAGTCTGTCGACCAGCCTCTGGCCACGGGTATCATGTCGATTGACTCGATGATTCCAATTGGTCGTGGTCAGCGTGAGCTTATTATTGGTGACCGTGCAACGGGTAAGACCACCATCGCCCTGGACACTATTATCAATCAGGCTAACACCAACCGCCAGCACAGGAATGAAGACGGTACCTATCAGGAAGGTTTCCGTCCCGTTTACTCCATCTATGTAGCGATTGGTCAAAAGCAGTCCAACATTGCACGTACGGTTAAAGCACTGGAAAGTGTGGGCGCGCTTGAGTATTGCACGATTGTTGCCGCTGCTGCTGCAGACAATCCTGCCAACCAATACATCGCTCCTTACTCTGGTTGTGCGATGGGCGAATACTACATGCAAAATGGCATGGATGCGCTCATCATTTATGATGACCTCTCCAAGCATGCGGTTGCATACCGCCAGATGTCTCTGATTTTGAAGCGCCCTTCTGGTCGTGAAGCATTCCCAGGTGACGTTTTCTACCTGCACAGCCGTTTGCTTGAGCGTTCAGCTCGCCTGAATGAAAACAACGGAAATGGATCTCTGACCGCTCTGCCGATTATTGAAACACAGGCGGGTGACGTTTCGGCTTACATTCCAACCAACGTTATTTCGATTACTGATGGTCAGGTCTTCCTCGAAACCGACCTCTTTAATCAGGGTATTCGTCCGGCGATTAGTGTGGGTCTGTCCGTTTCCCGCGTGGGATCCGCCGCACAGGTTAAAGCAACCAAGCAAGTCGCTGGTAAGCTGAAGGGTGAGCTGGCCCAGTATCGTGAATTGGCTGCCTTCGCACAGTTCGGTTCTGACCTGGACGCTCAAACCAAGGCGATCCTCAGTAAGGGTGACCGTGTTGTTGAGATGTTCAAACAGCCACCACTTTCACCAAAGGCAATGGAAGTTCAAGTTGGCGTGATCTGGGCGGTCCAAAACGGTTTCTTTGATGATGTTGACGCCAAGAAGGTGAGTGAGGGAACATCTGCCCTGCAGGAATTCCTGACCACAGCCAAGAACGAATTGCTCGGTAAAATCCGTGACAAGAAGAAGCTCGACGACGAACTCGAAGGCGAACTCAAGTCAGCCGTTGAAGAGTGGAAGCGTTCCTGGAAAGCGTAG
- the atpG gene encoding ATP synthase F1 subunit gamma, giving the protein MANLKAIRGRIKSVKNTGQITRAMQLVATSKMKRAQDKATAGQPYVVLLGEIFSSLASRITDLKHPLFEEREVKKRGILVVSTDKGLCGALNANLFKEIIKLEGDIGYVTVGRKASQFISRTKRELMADFPVSDKVQYAEVRGIVQYMTEAYLDGKIDTIEVLYSSFVNTLVQEPLHVPLVPIDDFRKRFEELKSTLNISLADTHGDDREMMFEPSVEGIMEKLPELYLKQCIFQSMLGAKASEHSARMVAMKAATDNAKKLVGDLTLEYNKARQAAITQEILEIAAATASNSD; this is encoded by the coding sequence ATGGCTAATCTGAAGGCAATCCGCGGTCGCATCAAGTCGGTCAAAAACACCGGGCAAATCACCCGGGCGATGCAACTGGTCGCAACATCCAAGATGAAGCGTGCACAGGACAAGGCGACTGCTGGACAGCCCTATGTCGTACTCCTTGGCGAAATCTTCAGCAGTCTGGCCAGTCGGATTACAGACCTGAAACATCCACTCTTTGAAGAACGAGAAGTCAAAAAACGGGGCATTCTAGTTGTTTCAACTGACAAAGGCCTTTGTGGTGCGCTTAATGCCAATCTCTTTAAGGAGATTATCAAGCTAGAGGGTGACATCGGCTACGTCACTGTCGGTCGCAAGGCATCGCAGTTTATTTCACGGACCAAGCGTGAACTAATGGCTGATTTTCCTGTCTCGGACAAAGTTCAGTATGCCGAAGTACGTGGAATCGTCCAATACATGACTGAGGCTTACCTCGATGGTAAGATCGACACGATTGAAGTGCTTTACTCTTCCTTTGTTAATACACTGGTTCAGGAACCACTTCATGTGCCTCTCGTTCCGATTGATGACTTCCGCAAGCGATTTGAAGAGCTGAAATCCACCTTGAATATCTCACTTGCTGATACGCACGGTGATGACCGCGAAATGATGTTTGAACCCAGTGTTGAAGGTATCATGGAAAAACTCCCTGAGCTCTACCTCAAACAGTGCATTTTCCAATCCATGCTCGGGGCCAAAGCCAGTGAGCACAGCGCACGTATGGTTGCGATGAAAGCAGCCACGGACAATGCCAAGAAACTTGTCGGCGACCTTACCCTTGAATACAACAAGGCGCGTCAGGCGGCCATCACCCAGGAAATCCTCGAAATTGCAGCAGCAACGGCATCAAACAGTGATTAA